A DNA window from Pyrus communis chromosome 3, drPyrComm1.1, whole genome shotgun sequence contains the following coding sequences:
- the LOC137728605 gene encoding receptor-like protein 3: MDHPRSYVLLLFILFITSFISTTHAACSKMDQHSLFSSFDIASSSLNWTSQDCCRWEGITCDPAGRVTRLLLPSKRLKGVISPFLGNLTHLSHLNLSHNILYGHLEAGFFLSLSRLQILDLSYNLLSGELPLSPPPIYIRIVDLSSNQFNGTIPPSFLQRAWNLSNLNVSNNLLKGQIPSFNCSYSPFLRSLDFSHNDFSGIIPLGLGNCSKLELFRAGFNNLLGTLPSDIHKARALEEVSLPSNKLSGAIGENIANLTNLAILDLYSNQLSGTLPLHIGKLSRLKLIILHFNNLESFLPPSLMNCSSLTELNLGFNQLEGDLSVLNFSKLTQLIKLDLMSNHFTGPLPTSVYPCKSLIALRLSSNDLEGQIQHEILSLKSLSFLSLSFNRLTNVTGAMKILKDCESLRALLFTNSFLGEEMPDGDLMVDSSGFQNLSYVSLSRCQLTGKVPVWLSKLKKLEVFDLSSNRLTGPIPGWLGTLPSLYFINLDDNFISGEFPKELCRLQALRSKKAAAQTDRGDFELPIYYRSVNVSASMLQYKYLSNMPPTISLRNNSLSGNIPRDIGQLQLLHRLDIGFNKFSGNIPHQISNLRNLEKLDLSGNHLFGEIPASLSNLNFLSSFSVAYNNLQGQIPLGTQLQGFNATAFEGNPGLCGSPLPNKCPKKSPGDSDTTKDREDAHDSGNGIPWLQISVSLGFIVGFWGVCGPLALSRSWRYAYFEFFSNVVDRFVC, translated from the exons atggatcaccc TAGATCATATGTCCTCCTCCTTTTCATCTTGTTTATCACAAGCTTTATTTCTACAACCCATGCTGCATGCAGCAAAATGGACCAACACTCTCTTTTTTCTTCGTTTGACATCGCTTCTTCTAGTTTAAACTGGACTTCCCAAGATTGTTGTCGATGGGAGGGCATCACTTGTGATCCGGCTGGTAGGGTCACCCGTCTGTTGTTGCCCTCCAAACGCCTCAAAGGTGTCATTTCTCCCTTTCTTGGAAATCTCACGCATCTCTCCCACCTCAATCTTTCCCATAATATACTTTATGGCCACCTGGAAGCTGGATTCTTTTTGTCCTTGAGTCGCCTTCAGATCCTTGATTTGAGCTACAACCTTCTCTCTGGAGAACTACCGCTATCTCCACCACCAATTTATATCCGAATAGTGGATTTGTCCAGCAATCAATTCAACGGAACAATTCCACCTTCGTTCCTCCAGCGTGCCTGGAATTTGAGCAATTTAAATGTCAGCAACAATCTCCTCAAGGGCCAAATACCATCTTTCAACTGTTCTTATTCTCCTTTTCTTAGAAGCTTGGATTTCTCCCACAATGATTTCAGTGGCATAATTCCCCTTGGACTTGGTAACTGTTCAAAATTGGAGCTCTTTCGTGCTGGCTTCAATAACCTTTTGGGGACACTTCCAAGTGACATTCACAAGGCTCGAGCACTAGAAGAAGTTTCGTTGCCTTCCAATAAGCTTTCCGGGGCCATTGGTGAGAACATTGCCAATCTTACCAACCTCGCAATCTTGGATCTCTACTCTAATCAGTTGAGTGGCACACTTCCTCTTCATATTGGGAAGCTCTCCAGATTGAAGCTCATAATCCTCCATTTCAACAATCTAGAGAGTTTTCTGCCTCCGTCTTTGATGAATTGCTCAAGCCTTACAGAACTGAATCTAGGATTCAACCAATTGGAAGGAGATCTCTCCGTGCTTAATTTCTCCAAACTTACTCAACTTATTAAACTTGACCTAATGAGTAATCACTTCACGGGTCCCTTGCCAACAAGTGTTTACCCATGCAAGTCCTTGATAGCACTCCGACTTAGCTCAAATGATCTAGAGGGACAAATACAGCATGAAATTCTTTCTTTAAAATCCTTGTCATTCCTTTCGCTTTCTTTTAACAGATTGACCAATGTCACAGGAGCAATGAAGATATTGAAGGATTGCGAAAGTTTAAGGGCACTCCTTTTTACAAATAGTTTTCTAGGTGAAGAAATGCCAGATGGTGATCTCATGGTTGATTCATctgggttccaaaatctctccTATGTCAGTCTCTCAAGGTGCCAATTGACAGGAAAAGTACCTGTGTGGCTGTCGAAGCTCAAGAAATTGGAGGTGTTTGATCTGTCTTCTAACAGACTCACTGGACCAATACCTGGTTGGTTGGGGACTCTTCCAAGTCTTTACTTTATAAACTTGGATGATAACTTCATTTCAGGTGAATTTCCAAAGGAGCTTTGCAGACTACAAGCGCTCAGATCGAAAAAGGCTGCAGCTCAAACAGATCGCGGCGATTTTGAGTTGCCCATCTACTACCGAAGCGTTAATGTGTCTGCATCTATGTTACAGTACAAATATTTGTCCAACATGCCGCCAACAATCAGCCTCAGGAACAACAGTCTAAGTGGCAATATACCCCGCGATATTGGGCAATTGCAACTTCTCCACCGACTGGATATTGGTTTCAACAAATTCTCTGGCAACATTCCACACCAAATCTCAAACCTCCGAAACTTGGAGAAATTAGACCTCTCAGGAAACCATCTTTTTGGTGAAATCCCAGCATCACTATCAAATCTTAATTTCTTGTCTTCATTTAGTGTTGCCTACAATAACCTCCAAGGCCAAATACCGTTAGGCACTCAGCTCCAAGGCTTCAATGCTACTGCCTTTGAGGGTAACCCGGGACTTTGCGGTTCCCCACTTCCAAATAAGTGCCCGAAGAAGAGTCCAGGTGATAGTGATACGACTAAGGACCGGGAAGATGCACACGACTCTGGGAATGGAattccatggcttcaaatttcaGTATCTCTTGGTTTCATTGTAGGGTTTTGGGGAGTTTGTGGCCCTTTAGCCTTGAGCAGATCATGGCGATATGCATATTTCGAGTTTTTCTCCAATGTTGTAGATCGTTTTGTGTGTTAA
- the LOC137729731 gene encoding protein NRT1/ PTR FAMILY 5.4-like isoform X2, with translation MANSESPSHLSIHCGREDTEKNLIRQEQPSSSRGGWSAAIFIIFVEMAERFAYYGTAGNLITYLTNELHEPIPMAAKNVNTWVGVSSLLPIIGAFVADAFLGRFNTILGSSIIYCFALIMLTLTVSIMPRHYRKAMFFVSLYLLAIGQGGHKPCVQTFAADQFDEDSPEEKKAKSSFFNWWYMGIVVGASTATLAVIYVQDNVGWAAGFGILTGAMVVALVLFLLGFKRYRKQGPLGSPFTKVVQVLVAAARKRCVDGTLMTGFGVYKDDESQHDTRTLAHTSQYRCLDKAMIIDQLDASSMTRNPWRLCSQNQIEQVKLVLRLIPIWLCCLMFAVVQSFSVTFFTKQGSTMVRSIARKITGHSSGITTLRRIGIGLFVSIFTMVVSALVEAKRVRIARDQNLLDNPKTIVPMRVWWLIPQYMICGLSDVFTFVGLQEFFYDQMPEEMRSMGAAAYLSAIGVGNFLSNAIISVVQEISSMHGEKWLGNNINRAHLDSFYWVIAALGTLNLCVYVFVAKLFVYKKFEAQEANKEKELT, from the exons ATGGCGAACTCTGAATCTCCATCTCACCTAAGTATTCACTGTGGCCGTGAAGACACAGagaagaatctcatcagacAAGAACAACCTTCCAGTTCAAGAGGTGGCTGGAGTGCTGCAATTTTCATCATCT ttGTTGAGATGGCAGAGAGATTTGCTTACTATGGCACGGCTGGAAACCTCATCACATACCTCACAAATGAACTCCATGAGCCCATCCCCATGGCTGCAAAGAATGTCAACACTTGGGTTGGAGTTTCATCTCTCCTCCCAATAATCGGGGCCTTCGTCGCCGATGCCTTTCTCGGTCGATTCAACACCATTCTCGGCTCATCGATCATTTATTGCTTT GCACTGATAATGTTAACCTTAACGGTTTCAATAATGCCTCGGCATTATCGGAAAGCAATGTTCTTTGTATCACTTTACTTATTGGCAATTGGGCAAGGTGGCCACAAACCATGTGTACAAACCTTTGCGGCCGACCAGTTTGATGAAGACTCGCCGGAGGAGAAGAAGGCGAAGAGCTCATTCTTCAACTGGTGGTACATGGGGATCGTTGTTGGTGCCTCCACTGCTACTTTGGCAGTCATATATGTGCAG GATAATGTTGGGTGGGCGGCGGGGTTTGGAATATTGACAGGGGCAATGGTGGTGGCATTGGTTCTGTTTCTGTTGGGTTTCAAGAGATACAGAAAGCAGGGACCCTTAGGCAGCCCCTTCACCAAGGTGGTTCAGGTGCTAGTGGCGGCAGCGAGGAAGCGGTGCGTGGATGGAACACTCATGACTGGTTTTGGTGTGTACAAAGATGACGAGAGTCAGCATGATACTAGGACTTTAGCACATACCAGTCAATACAG ATGCTTGGACAAGGCAATGATCATTGACCAACTTGATGCTTCAAGCATGACCAGAAATCCTTGGAGATTGTGCTCACAAAATCAAATCGAACAAGTAAAGCTCGTCCTACGCCTCATTCCCATATGGTTATGTTGCTTAATGTTTGCTGTAGTCCAATCTTTTAGTGTAACCTTCTTCACGAAGCAAGGAAGCACAATGGTCCGCTCAATTG CCCGAAAAATCACGGGACACTCCTCTGGCATCACCACCCTACGAAGAATCGGCATTGGCCTATTTGTATCCATATTCACTATGGTTGTGTCAGCTTTGGTAGAAGCCAAAAGGGTTCGCATTGCAAGAGATCAAAACCTCTTGGACAACCCGAAAACAATAGTGCCAATGAGAGTGTGGTGGTTAATTCCACAGTACATGATATGTGGTTTGTCTGATGTATTTACATTCGTTGGACTCCAAGAATTCTTCTACGATCAAATGCCGGAGGAAATGAGAAGCATGGGAGCAGCAGCATACCTCAGTGCAATAGGTGTTGGAAACTTCTTGAGCAATGCTATAATATCTGTGGTGCAAGAAATTAGCTCAATGCATGGTGAAAAATGGCTTGGTAACAATATCAATCGTGCCCACCTCGATTCCTTTTATTGGGTAATTGCAGCTTTGGGCACTTTGAATTTGTGCGTTTACGTATTTGTTGCTAAACTTTTCGTATACAAAAAGTTTGAAGCACAAGAAGCTAACAAGGAGAAAGAGCTGACTTGA
- the LOC137729432 gene encoding 2-oxoglutarate-dependent dioxygenase DAO-like, producing MGDGDGCTTVALIDLNQFPDAQAYKKLREASETWGCFRLVNHKIPLSLMAEMKAVVRCFLDLPMEMKMQNKDVIAGSGYVAPSKANPLYEALGLYDLGSSQAVHSFCSQLDASSHQREVMEKYAQAVYEQCVDIGRKLAESYGLVDSDFHKGWPCQFRINKYNYTPESVGSSGVQLHTDSGFLTILQDDENVGGLEVMDKSGAFVAVDPCPGTLLINFGDVAQAWSNGRLCNVKHRVQCREATTRVSIATFLLGPKEEAVEALPEFVDSEHPQLYVPFTYEDYRKIRLSTKMRAGEALELLRTPS from the exons ATGGGAGATGGTGATGGCTGTACGACCGTCGCACTGATTGATCTGAACCAGTTCCCAGATGCACAAGCGTACAAGAAACTGAGGGAAGCGTCTGAGACATGGGGTTGCTTCAGACTTGTCAACCATAAGATCCCGCTGAGTCTGATGGCAGAGATGAAGGCTGTGGTCAGATGTTTCCTTGACCTGCCCATGGAGATGAAGATGCAGAACAAAGATGTCATTGCTGGCAGTGGCTACGTGGCACCCAGCAAAGCCAACCCTCTCTATGAGGCTCTGGGTCTTTATGACTTGGGCTCATCTCAGGCTGTGCATAGCTTTTGCTCTCAGTTGGATGCTTCTTCCCACCAGAG AGAAGTGATGGAGAAGTATGCTCAAGCAGTGTATGAGCAGTGTGTGGATATAGGGCGCAAGTTGGCAGAGAGTTATGGACTGGTTGATAGTGATTTTCACAAGGGCTGGCCCTGCCAGTTTAGGATAAACAAGTACAACTACACCCCGGAATCAGTGGGCTCTTCTGGTGTACAACTACACACAGATTCAGGATTTCTAACCATTCTTCAAGACGATGAAAACGTTGGTGGTCTAGAAGTGATGGACAAGTCTGGTGCTTTTGTAGCAGTTGATCCTTGCCCAGGCACTCTCCTTATCAATTTTGGGGATGTTGCtcag GCATGGAGCAATGGGAGGTTGTGCAATGTGAAGCATAGAGTACAATGCAGGGAGGCAACTACTCGAGTTTCGATCGCTACATTTCTCTTGGGACCCAAGGAAGAAGCAGTTGAAGCTCTTCCAGAATTTGTGGATTCAGAGCACCCTCAACTCTATGTCCCTTTTACTTATGAAGATTATAGAAAGATCAGACTATCCACAAAAATGAGAGCTGGTGAAGCCCTTGAACTCCTACGCACCCCATCCTGA
- the LOC137729731 gene encoding protein NRT1/ PTR FAMILY 5.4-like isoform X1, translating to MANSESPSHLSIHCGREDTEKNLIRQEQPSSSRGGWSAAIFIIFVEMAERFAYYGTAGNLITYLTNELHEPIPMAAKNVNTWVGVSSLLPIIGAFVADAFLGRFNTILGSSIIYCFALIMLTLTVSIMPRHYRKAMFFVSLYLLAIGQGGHKPCVQTFAADQFDEDSPEEKKAKSSFFNWWYMGIVVGASTATLAVIYVQDNVGWAAGFGILTGAMVVALVLFLLGFKRYRKQGPLGSPFTKVVQVLVAAARKRCVDGTLMTGFGVYKDDESQHDTRTLAHTSQYRCLDKAMIIDQLDASSMTRNPWRLCSQNQIEQVKLVLRLIPIWLCCLMFAVVQSFSVTFFTKQGSTMVRSIGSNFKLPQASLQVFIGLTIIVVVPIYDRVFVPAARKITGHSSGITTLRRIGIGLFVSIFTMVVSALVEAKRVRIARDQNLLDNPKTIVPMRVWWLIPQYMICGLSDVFTFVGLQEFFYDQMPEEMRSMGAAAYLSAIGVGNFLSNAIISVVQEISSMHGEKWLGNNINRAHLDSFYWVIAALGTLNLCVYVFVAKLFVYKKFEAQEANKEKELT from the exons ATGGCGAACTCTGAATCTCCATCTCACCTAAGTATTCACTGTGGCCGTGAAGACACAGagaagaatctcatcagacAAGAACAACCTTCCAGTTCAAGAGGTGGCTGGAGTGCTGCAATTTTCATCATCT ttGTTGAGATGGCAGAGAGATTTGCTTACTATGGCACGGCTGGAAACCTCATCACATACCTCACAAATGAACTCCATGAGCCCATCCCCATGGCTGCAAAGAATGTCAACACTTGGGTTGGAGTTTCATCTCTCCTCCCAATAATCGGGGCCTTCGTCGCCGATGCCTTTCTCGGTCGATTCAACACCATTCTCGGCTCATCGATCATTTATTGCTTT GCACTGATAATGTTAACCTTAACGGTTTCAATAATGCCTCGGCATTATCGGAAAGCAATGTTCTTTGTATCACTTTACTTATTGGCAATTGGGCAAGGTGGCCACAAACCATGTGTACAAACCTTTGCGGCCGACCAGTTTGATGAAGACTCGCCGGAGGAGAAGAAGGCGAAGAGCTCATTCTTCAACTGGTGGTACATGGGGATCGTTGTTGGTGCCTCCACTGCTACTTTGGCAGTCATATATGTGCAG GATAATGTTGGGTGGGCGGCGGGGTTTGGAATATTGACAGGGGCAATGGTGGTGGCATTGGTTCTGTTTCTGTTGGGTTTCAAGAGATACAGAAAGCAGGGACCCTTAGGCAGCCCCTTCACCAAGGTGGTTCAGGTGCTAGTGGCGGCAGCGAGGAAGCGGTGCGTGGATGGAACACTCATGACTGGTTTTGGTGTGTACAAAGATGACGAGAGTCAGCATGATACTAGGACTTTAGCACATACCAGTCAATACAG ATGCTTGGACAAGGCAATGATCATTGACCAACTTGATGCTTCAAGCATGACCAGAAATCCTTGGAGATTGTGCTCACAAAATCAAATCGAACAAGTAAAGCTCGTCCTACGCCTCATTCCCATATGGTTATGTTGCTTAATGTTTGCTGTAGTCCAATCTTTTAGTGTAACCTTCTTCACGAAGCAAGGAAGCACAATGGTCCGCTCAATTGGTTCGAACTTTAAGCTTCCCCAAGCATCACTTCAAGTCTTCATTGGCCTTACGATTATAGTTGTCGTTCCAATCTATGATCGTGTTTTTGTCCCAGCAGCCCGAAAAATCACGGGACACTCCTCTGGCATCACCACCCTACGAAGAATCGGCATTGGCCTATTTGTATCCATATTCACTATGGTTGTGTCAGCTTTGGTAGAAGCCAAAAGGGTTCGCATTGCAAGAGATCAAAACCTCTTGGACAACCCGAAAACAATAGTGCCAATGAGAGTGTGGTGGTTAATTCCACAGTACATGATATGTGGTTTGTCTGATGTATTTACATTCGTTGGACTCCAAGAATTCTTCTACGATCAAATGCCGGAGGAAATGAGAAGCATGGGAGCAGCAGCATACCTCAGTGCAATAGGTGTTGGAAACTTCTTGAGCAATGCTATAATATCTGTGGTGCAAGAAATTAGCTCAATGCATGGTGAAAAATGGCTTGGTAACAATATCAATCGTGCCCACCTCGATTCCTTTTATTGGGTAATTGCAGCTTTGGGCACTTTGAATTTGTGCGTTTACGTATTTGTTGCTAAACTTTTCGTATACAAAAAGTTTGAAGCACAAGAAGCTAACAAGGAGAAAGAGCTGACTTGA
- the LOC137729269 gene encoding glucose-6-phosphate/phosphate translocator 2, chloroplastic-like — protein MQISSVKLRTPAFASPEFLSRRCLIKSHSLSLPNFHNAQKTASSSSSSSLKPLHISSGDCFALAGKAEKGTAVCKAYEADQSRPLEINIELPDQQEAAQRLKIGLYFATWWALNVVFNIYNKKVLNVFPYPWLTSTLSLATGSLMMLVSWATRIAEAPKTDLDFWKTLLPVAVAHTIGHVAATVSMAKVAVSFTHIIKSSEPAFSVLVSRFLLGETFPLPVYLSLFPIIGGCALAAVTELNFNMIGFMGAMISNLAFVFRNIFSKKGMKGKSVSGMNYYACLSMLSLLILIPFAIAVEGPKMWAAGWNTALAQIGPNFVWWVVAQSVFYHLYNQVSYMSLDQISPLTFSVGNTMKRISVIVASIIIFHTPIQPINALGAAIAILGTFLYSQGKQ, from the exons ATGCAGATCTCTTCAGTGAAGCTCAGAACTCCGGCTTTCGCGTCGCCGGAGTTCTTGAGCCGGAGGTGCCTCATAAAGTCTCACTCTTTATCACTACCCAATTTCCACAATGCCCAAAAAAccgcttcttcttcctcttcctcttccctcAAACCCCTTCACATATCTTCCGGGGACTGTTTCGCATTGGCGGGCAAAGCCGAGAAGGGAACCGCCGTCTGCAAGGCCTACGAGGCGGACCAGTCACGGCCTCTGGAAATCAACATTGAGTTGCCGGACCAGCAGGAGGCGGCCCAGAGGCTGAAAATTGGTTTATATTTTGCTACCTGGTGGGCACTTAATGTTGTGTTCAATATCTACAACAAGAAGGTTTTGAATGTGTTTCCATATCCATGGCTCACCTCCACGCTCTCCCTCGCAACCGGATCGCTCATGATGCTCGTTTCATGGGCCACCAGGATAGCCGAGGCCCCGAAAACTGATCTAGATTTTTGGAAGACTCTGCTTCCG GTTGCGGTGGCACATACAATTGGGCATGTTGCGGCGACTGTGAGCATGGCGAAGGTGGCGGTTTCATTCACTCATATCATCAAGAGTAGTGAGCCTGCATTCAGTGTATTGGTTTCGAGGTTCTTGTTAGGTGAAACGTTTCCTCTCCCAGTTTACCTCTCGCTCTTTCCGATCATTGGAGGATGCGCGCTCGCTGCTGTTACCGAGCTCAATTTCAACATGATTG GGTTCATGGGGGCTATGATATCGAACCTGGCATTCGTGTTCAGGAATATATTTTCGAAGAAAGGGATGAAGGGCAAGTCTGTTAGTGGGATGAACTACTATGCTTGTCTGTCTATGTTGTCTCTACTGATCCTGATTCCATTTGCCATCGCCGTGGAGGGACCCAAGATGTGGGCTGCTGGATGGAACACGGCTCTTGCGCAGATCGGTCCCAACTTCGTATG GTGGGTGGTGGCACAGAGTGTCTTCTATCACTTGTATAATCAGGTTTCATACATGTCACTAGATCAGATATCTCCCTTAACATTCAGCGTTGGGAACACAATGAAGCGGATATCCGTCATAGTCGCGTCCATCATCATCTTCCACACACCTATCCAACCCATCAACGCACTCGGAGCAGCCATTGCAATCCTTGGAACCTTCCTCTACTCACAA GGCAAGCAATGA